In the Agrococcus beijingensis genome, CGACTGGATCGAGCGCATCGCGGCCGCGTTCGCGGCCGACGACGCGCTCGACGCCCTGACCGGGCCGGGCAGGTTCCACGACCTGCCGCGGCCCTGGGCAGGGCTCGCGAGCGCCGCCTATGCGCTCGGCGTCTTCGGCGTCGCAGGGGCCGCGGTCGCGAACGTGCCCGTGTGGGGCTCCAACATGGCGCTGCGACGCTCGGCCTGGCTGGCGATCGCCGACCGCGTGCCGCGCGACGACCCGCAGCTGCACGACGACCTCGACGTGTCGATGCGGCTCGGTCCCGACGCTCGCGTGCGCCTCGACCCCAGGCTGCGGGTGCGCGCGCAGGGCCGCATGTTCCGCAGCCGGGCCGACGTGCGCCGCCGCTTCTCGGTCGCCATGCGCACCTTCCGGCGCGGCTGGGCCGACGAGGGCTCGCCGGGCCGCCGCTGGCTGCGCAGGCTCGGGCAGCCGCGGCCGCGGCCGCGGCGGCGGGGCCGGCGATGACCGAGCCGTTCGGGCCTCGGCGCTGGCTGATCGCCGACGCGGTGCGGGTGCTCGGCGCGCTGTCGGTGCCGCTCGCCTGGGCGCTGGTCGACGCCACGGCGGCCGCGGTGCTGCTGCTCGTGCTCGGCGGCGCCGTGGTGGCCCGCACGGCGCGGCTGCCGCAGCCGGTCGACACGGCCGTGCAGCTCGTGCTGCTCGCCGCGGGCTGGTTCGCGGCGCTCGGCGCCTACGACGCCATCCCGGGGCTCGACCTCGCCACCCACGTCGCGGCGGGCGCGGCGCTCGGCCTGCTCGCCCGGGCGCTGCTGCTGCGCGCCCGGCTGCTGCCCGACGGCCGCGGTCGCTGCCGCGCCACCGCCCGCATCCTGCACACGACCACGGCGGTCATCGCGCTGGGCCTCCTCTGGGAGCTCGGCGAGTGGGCGGGCCACATCGGCGTCTCGAGCGCGATCGGCGTCGGCTACGAGGACACGCTGAGCGACCTGGTCGCCGACCTGGTCGGCGCCGCGGTGGCGGTGTCGGCGTGGGAGCTCGTCGCGCGGCGCCGTCGAGCGAGCTAGAGCGAGCGTGCCCGCGCGATCGCCGTCGGCAGCGCGGCGAGCAGCACGTCGACCTCGGCGGCGGTCGTCGTGCGGCCGAGCGAGAGGCGCAGCGGCGCGACGCCCTCGAGGCCGCACGCGCGCACCACGTGCGACTCGCGCGACACCCCGGCCGAGCAGGCCGAGCCGTTCGAGACGGCGAAGCCGCCCTCGTCGAGCAGGAACTGCAGCGCCTCGCCCTGCGCCCCCTCGACCACCAGGTGCGCGATGTGCGGCAGCCGCTCCTCGGCGGCCAGCAGCCGCACCCCCGGAAGGGGTGCGACGGCCGTGCGGATGCGCTCCGTCAAGCCGTGCAGGCGCGTCGCCTCGGTCTCGAGCTCGGCGAGCGCCTCCTCGGCGGCGAGCGCGAACAGCGACGCCCCGAGCGCAT is a window encoding:
- a CDS encoding glycosyltransferase family A protein — its product is MSARSTTPPRVSVVIPVRDDARALRACLRRLAAQTVAPFEVIVVDNGSRDDSIDVARAAGATVLEEPRPGIPATAARGYDAAAGEVIARCDADSLVPRDWIERIAAAFAADDALDALTGPGRFHDLPRPWAGLASAAYALGVFGVAGAAVANVPVWGSNMALRRSAWLAIADRVPRDDPQLHDDLDVSMRLGPDARVRLDPRLRVRAQGRMFRSRADVRRRFSVAMRTFRRGWADEGSPGRRWLRRLGQPRPRPRRRGRR